From Sphingomonas sp. PAMC26645:
TCAGCTACGGCGCGCATTCGAATCTTTGCGTCAACCAGATCCGCCGCTGGGGCAATCCCGAGCAGAAGGCGAAGTATCTGCCCAAGCTAGTGTCCGGCGAGCACGTCGGCAGCCTCGCCATGTCCGAGGCGGGCGCCGGCTCCGACGTCGTCTCGATGAAGCTGAAAGCGGTGAAGACAGACACCGGCTACGTCCTCAACGGCACGAAGTTCTGGATCACCAACGCGGCCTATGCCGACACTTTGGTCGTTTATGCGAAGACCGGCGAGGGTTCGCGCGGGATCACCGCGTTCCTGATCGAGAAGGACATGCCGGGCTTCGCGATCGGCCAGAAGATCGACAAGATGGGTATGCGTGGCTCGCCCACGGCGGAGCTCGTCTTCACCGATTGCGAGGTCCCGTTCGAGAACGTGATGGGCCCCGAGAATGGCGGCGTCGGCGTGCTGATGTCGGGCCTCGACTATGAGCGCGCGGTGCTGGCCGGGATCCAGCTCGGCATCATGCAGGCGTGCCTCGACGTCGTGATCCCCTATGTGCGTGAGCGGAAGCAGTTCGGGACGGCGATCGGCCAGTTCCAGCTGATCCAGGCGAAGGTCGCCGACATGTACGTCGCGCTGAGTTCGGCGCGCGCGTACGTCTATGCGGTGGCGAAGTCGTGCGATGCGGGCAAGACGACCCGGTTCGACGCGGCGGGCGCGATTCTGCTGGCGAGCGAGAGCGCGGTGAAGGTGTCGCTCGAATCGATCCAGGCGCTGGGTGGGGCAGGATATACCAAGGACTGGCCGGTCGAGCGGTTCATGCGGGATGCGAAGTTGCTCGACATCGGCGCGGGGACGAACGAGATTCGGCGGATGCTGATCGGGCGCGAGTTGATAGGTGCCGCCCCCAAGGTGGCGCAGTGACGGCCACCGCAAATCCTCCCCGGCACGGGGAGGGGGACCGCGTAGCGGTGGAGGGGGCTCACCCCGCGCGCAACGCCGGCGGAAGCCCCCCTCCACCCTTCGTCCAAGCGGACGAACGGTCCCCCTCCCCGTGCCGGGGAGGATTGGCATGACCGCCCCCGTCCTGACCTCCGCGCTGTCCCCCGACAGCGAGACCTTCCGCGCGAACGCGACCCACAACCGCGCGCTCGCCGAAACCCTCCGCGAGGACGTCGCCCGCACCGCGCTAGGCGGCAACGCCAAGTCCCGCGAGCGCCACACGTCGCGCGGCAAGCTCCTCCCGCGCGACCGCGTCGAGCGCCTGCTCGACCCAGGCTCGCCCTTCCTCGAGATCGGCCAGCTCGTCGCCAACGGCCTCTACGACGATGAAGTCCCCGGCGCCGGCCTGATCATCGGTATCGGCCGCGTCTCCGGTCGCCAGTGCATGATCGTCTGCAACGACGCGACGGTGAAGGGCGGCACCTACTACCCGCTCACCGTCAAGAAGCACCTCCGCGCGCAGGAGATCGCGCAAGAGAACCGGCTCCCCTGCATCTACCTCGTAGACAGCGGCGGCGCGAACCTGCCGCACCAAGCCGAAGTCTTCCCCGACCGCGATCATTTCGGCCGCATCTTCTTCAACCAGGCCAACATGTCCGCGCTCGGCATCCCGCAGATCGCCTGCGTCATGGGCAGCTGCACCGCGGGCGGCGCGTACGTCCCCGCGATGTCCGACGAGACGATCATCGTTCGCGGGCAGGGGACGATCTTTCTCGCCGGCCCGCCGCTGGTCAAGGCCGCGACCGGCGAAGTCATCTCGGCCGAGGAACTGGGCGGCGCCGATACGCACGGTC
This genomic window contains:
- a CDS encoding isovaleryl-CoA dehydrogenase; amino-acid sequence: MIPDFDFALGESADMIRESTHRFATDKIAPLAAKIDADDWFPRELWPAMGELGLHGITVEEEFGGLGLGYLEHVVAVEEVSRASASIGLSYGAHSNLCVNQIRRWGNPEQKAKYLPKLVSGEHVGSLAMSEAGAGSDVVSMKLKAVKTDTGYVLNGTKFWITNAAYADTLVVYAKTGEGSRGITAFLIEKDMPGFAIGQKIDKMGMRGSPTAELVFTDCEVPFENVMGPENGGVGVLMSGLDYERAVLAGIQLGIMQACLDVVIPYVRERKQFGTAIGQFQLIQAKVADMYVALSSARAYVYAVAKSCDAGKTTRFDAAGAILLASESAVKVSLESIQALGGAGYTKDWPVERFMRDAKLLDIGAGTNEIRRMLIGRELIGAAPKVAQ